A single window of Bradyrhizobium daqingense DNA harbors:
- a CDS encoding glutathione S-transferase family protein: MTATLKLISHKLCPYVQRAVIALKEKGVPFERIDIDLADKPDWFLKLSPLGKVPVLVVTTDRGEVALFESNVICEYIEETQVGAKLHPADALKRAEHRAWMEFGSAILGELWGLETTTDAATFESKRQAVAEKFARVEAALGAGPYFAGETFSLVDAVFAPVFRYFDLFDELTELGIFSDLPKVRAWRAALAKRASVRTAVGEDYPQLLRAFLVRHDAHLLKLAA, translated from the coding sequence ATGACTGCCACCCTCAAACTGATCAGCCACAAGCTTTGCCCCTATGTGCAGCGCGCCGTGATCGCGCTGAAGGAGAAGGGCGTGCCGTTCGAGCGGATCGATATCGATCTCGCCGACAAGCCCGACTGGTTCTTGAAGCTGTCGCCGCTCGGCAAGGTACCGGTGCTGGTGGTGACGACCGACCGCGGCGAGGTCGCGTTGTTCGAGAGCAACGTCATCTGCGAATACATCGAGGAAACCCAAGTCGGCGCCAAGCTGCATCCGGCAGATGCGTTGAAGCGCGCCGAGCATCGCGCCTGGATGGAGTTTGGCTCGGCCATCCTCGGCGAACTCTGGGGTTTGGAGACCACGACGGATGCGGCAACGTTCGAGAGCAAGCGTCAGGCGGTCGCCGAGAAATTCGCGCGCGTGGAAGCAGCGCTTGGCGCAGGGCCTTATTTTGCCGGCGAAACCTTCAGCCTCGTCGACGCGGTGTTCGCGCCGGTCTTCCGCTACTTCGATCTGTTCGACGAGCTGACCGAGCTCGGGATCTTCAGCGATCTGCCAAAGGTGCGTGCGTGGCGCGCGGCTTTAGCGAAGCGTGCGAGCGTTCGTACCGCGGTCGGCGAGGACTATCCGCAATTGCTGCGTGCCTTCCTCGTCCGCCACGACGCGCATCTCTTGAAGCTCGCGGCCTGA
- a CDS encoding LytTR family DNA-binding domain-containing protein produces the protein MMFAAIAAVALAIGIVNAFSGAQDAAWRGGSYDIGRRLFWEMSSIAVILLLLPILVLAVRRMRRTPGLALQAAIAAIALLGFSTLHITGMVWVRKLVLWLAGGAYDFRFSLATVLYEFRKDAVAVVLIAATIWLLESRRELKRAAAARSAPPTPPQPSSLDLIWLRDGTSRIRVVPREILWVASAGNYIEYSLADGTRHLIRGTLAAAESELARFSIVRVHRTKLANLNRVRGVDLKPSGDFELAFDNGQALGGSRRYRPTVASLGSRNSPAGIATVDQPAMPKPS, from the coding sequence ATGATGTTCGCTGCGATTGCGGCCGTCGCGCTCGCGATCGGAATCGTCAATGCGTTTTCCGGCGCTCAGGACGCGGCCTGGCGCGGCGGCAGCTACGACATCGGGCGGCGGCTGTTTTGGGAGATGTCGAGCATCGCCGTCATCCTGCTGTTGCTGCCGATCCTGGTCTTGGCCGTCCGCCGCATGCGCCGGACACCCGGCCTCGCCTTGCAGGCGGCAATCGCGGCGATCGCCCTGCTCGGCTTCTCCACCCTTCACATCACCGGCATGGTCTGGGTGCGCAAGCTCGTGCTCTGGCTCGCCGGCGGCGCCTACGACTTCCGTTTCTCGCTCGCGACCGTGCTGTACGAATTCCGGAAAGACGCCGTGGCCGTTGTCCTGATCGCCGCCACGATCTGGCTGCTCGAAAGCCGGCGTGAGCTGAAGCGCGCCGCAGCCGCTCGGTCGGCGCCGCCGACCCCGCCCCAGCCGTCGTCACTCGATCTGATCTGGCTGCGCGACGGCACGAGCCGCATTCGCGTGGTCCCGCGCGAGATCCTTTGGGTCGCGTCCGCCGGCAACTACATCGAATACAGCCTCGCCGACGGCACCCGGCATCTGATCCGAGGCACGCTGGCGGCGGCGGAAAGCGAGCTGGCGCGCTTTTCCATCGTTCGCGTCCACCGGACCAAGCTTGCCAATCTCAATCGGGTGCGCGGCGTCGACCTCAAGCCATCAGGAGATTTCGAGCTCGCCTTCGATAACGGCCAGGCGCTCGGCGGCAGCCGGCGTTACCGGCCGACGGTCGCCTCGCTCGGAAGCCGAAATTCCCCAGCGGGAATCGCTACGGTCGATCAACCAGCCATGCCTAAACCGTCGTGA
- a CDS encoding DoxX family protein: MNFPYLTRFQPVLLSLFRFITGLLLFQYGVAKLFKFPAVPMFAKVELMSLYGAAGTLELVLGGLLMIGLFSRLSAFILSGEMAFAYFLGHMFRGESPVFLPLLNGGTSAILFCFACLYLAAAGAGPISVDAALGNERESTGGAFARR; this comes from the coding sequence ATGAACTTTCCTTATCTCACTCGCTTTCAGCCGGTTCTCTTGAGCCTGTTTCGCTTCATCACCGGCCTGCTGCTGTTCCAGTACGGCGTCGCCAAGCTGTTCAAGTTTCCGGCCGTTCCGATGTTCGCAAAAGTCGAACTGATGTCGCTGTACGGCGCGGCCGGCACGCTCGAGCTGGTGCTCGGCGGGCTGTTGATGATCGGCCTGTTCTCGCGCCTCTCAGCCTTCATCCTGTCCGGTGAGATGGCATTCGCCTATTTCCTCGGCCACATGTTCCGGGGCGAATCTCCGGTCTTCCTGCCGCTGCTCAACGGCGGCACCTCGGCCATCCTGTTCTGCTTCGCCTGCCTCTATCTGGCTGCGGCCGGCGCCGGCCCGATCAGCGTCGACGCGGCGTTGGGCAACGAACGCGAATCGACCGGCGGCGCATTCGCGCGGCGCTGA
- a CDS encoding methyl-accepting chemotaxis protein yields the protein MKLLSHFKIRTKLASMVCLAALTVTAIIGVSAVLSKSRMMEDRVQQMRTAVELLYNYAQSLQDEVTAGKLTQAEAKSLFHQRGRRMNFNGSQGYPVVYNQDSSLVVNGANQQLEGKITGAKDSNGVLIADAIIKAGAETPQGGVTSYLYPRPGQTEPVRKTVFARKFAPWNVTISYGLYVDDIDADVRALTLELAAIGFGLMLLMAALSWLIARDVLGALDRQKNRMQAIAEGAIDKPVEETGRGDEIGRMAETLEVLRQTAQTARALEAEQAATKTRTEQEKRDALIALADRFDASVGQLVGQMASGSGELESTAQSMSSTAEGTNRRAAVVGSAATEASQRVQTVAAAAEELSSSITEISRQVAQSAEVTGRAVDSARRTDTIVRALSDGAQQIEHVAELISSIAAQTNLLALNATIEAARAGEAGRGFAVVASEVKSLASQTAEATREIGDKIAQIQGATKEAVDAIGGITATIEEVSRIATSIGAAIEEQGAATAEIARSVSQTAEATKEVTTNIGAVGTAANETGNAAGMVLAAASSLSKQAEQLSGEVGTFLAGVRAA from the coding sequence ATGAAGCTGCTGAGTCATTTCAAGATCCGCACCAAGCTCGCCAGCATGGTCTGTCTCGCCGCGCTCACGGTTACGGCCATCATCGGCGTATCGGCCGTGCTCAGCAAGAGCCGCATGATGGAAGATCGCGTCCAGCAGATGCGGACCGCGGTGGAGCTGCTCTACAATTACGCTCAATCGCTCCAAGACGAGGTGACCGCCGGCAAGCTCACACAGGCCGAAGCCAAGAGCCTGTTCCACCAGCGCGGCCGCCGCATGAACTTCAACGGTAGCCAGGGCTATCCGGTGGTCTACAATCAGGACAGCTCCCTGGTCGTGAACGGCGCCAATCAGCAGCTCGAAGGCAAGATCACCGGCGCCAAGGATTCCAACGGCGTGCTGATCGCCGACGCCATCATCAAGGCCGGTGCTGAAACTCCGCAGGGCGGCGTGACCTCCTATCTCTATCCCCGCCCCGGCCAGACCGAACCGGTCCGCAAGACCGTCTTCGCACGCAAATTCGCGCCCTGGAACGTGACGATCAGCTACGGCCTCTATGTCGACGATATCGATGCCGACGTGCGCGCGCTGACGCTGGAGCTGGCTGCGATCGGTTTCGGCCTTATGCTGCTGATGGCGGCGTTGTCCTGGCTGATCGCCCGCGATGTGCTCGGTGCGCTCGACCGCCAGAAGAACCGCATGCAGGCGATCGCCGAGGGCGCCATTGACAAGCCAGTCGAGGAGACCGGCCGCGGCGACGAGATCGGCCGCATGGCCGAGACGCTGGAAGTGCTCCGGCAAACCGCACAGACGGCGCGCGCGCTGGAAGCCGAGCAGGCTGCCACCAAGACGCGCACCGAGCAGGAGAAGCGCGACGCCCTGATCGCGCTTGCGGACCGCTTCGACGCCTCCGTCGGCCAGCTCGTCGGCCAGATGGCCTCCGGCTCCGGCGAACTCGAGAGCACCGCCCAGTCGATGTCGTCAACCGCCGAGGGCACCAACCGCCGCGCTGCCGTGGTCGGCTCGGCTGCCACCGAGGCCAGCCAGCGCGTCCAGACGGTCGCCGCGGCCGCCGAAGAGCTGTCCTCCTCCATCACCGAGATCAGCCGTCAGGTCGCACAGTCCGCCGAAGTCACGGGACGCGCGGTGGACAGTGCCCGCCGCACCGACACCATCGTGCGGGCGCTGTCCGACGGCGCCCAGCAGATCGAGCATGTCGCCGAGCTGATCTCCAGCATCGCGGCGCAGACCAATCTGCTCGCGCTCAACGCCACCATCGAGGCCGCACGCGCGGGGGAAGCCGGTCGCGGCTTTGCCGTCGTCGCCTCCGAGGTGAAGTCGCTGGCGAGCCAGACCGCAGAAGCCACCCGCGAGATCGGCGACAAGATCGCCCAGATCCAGGGCGCGACCAAGGAGGCCGTGGATGCGATCGGCGGCATCACCGCCACCATCGAGGAGGTCAGCCGCATCGCCACTTCGATCGGCGCCGCGATCGAGGAGCAAGGCGCCGCCACCGCCGAGATCGCCCGCAGCGTGTCGCAGACCGCGGAGGCGACCAAGGAGGTCACGACCAATATCGGCGCTGTCGGCACCGCTGCGAACGAGACCGGCAATGCCGCCGGCATGGTGCTCGCCGCAGCCTCGAGTCTCTCCAAGCAGGCCGAGCAGCTCTCCGGCGAGGTCGGCACGTTCCTCGCCGGCGTC
- a CDS encoding MFS transporter, with protein sequence MDQNTPREASKEQGSIKHDAVRTALVILCLCFTLAVLGRGLSESFTVFLKPISESFGWDRADVVSIYSLTWLMSGLTAPLVGRLFDHSGPRIVYALGLFLLGAAFLIASRAQALWQFQLSIGLCVGIGVAFIGNVPNSILLGRWFGPRLPTAMAVVYSAMGGGVLALLPASQLLIDHLGWRETYQLFGLAALGLLVPLLLLPWRMFAAGSPHVAKKSDPDFVDNGWTLVSAMRHHAFWALFSTFFFTAVGMYAIAAQIVAYLIDAGFPPLQAATAWGFSGVVLVFGMLGVSALDGLIGRRPSVLLSYAISILGIVLLWLLQYYPNIILLTGFVVCFGSMMGSRGPLISATAMKIFRGKRVGTIFGTISIGSGLGSAFGSWSGGLIHDFTHGYAFLLLFALASVILGMIPFLIVPALRE encoded by the coding sequence ATGGATCAGAACACGCCCAGGGAAGCGAGCAAGGAACAGGGAAGCATTAAGCATGACGCGGTGCGAACCGCGCTCGTGATCCTCTGCCTGTGCTTCACGCTGGCCGTGCTTGGCCGCGGCCTCAGCGAGAGCTTCACCGTCTTCCTCAAGCCGATCTCCGAAAGCTTCGGCTGGGATCGCGCGGACGTCGTGTCGATCTATTCCCTCACCTGGCTCATGAGCGGCCTGACCGCACCGCTGGTCGGCCGCCTGTTCGATCATTCCGGTCCGCGCATCGTCTACGCGCTGGGGCTGTTCCTGCTCGGCGCGGCCTTCCTGATCGCAAGCCGGGCGCAGGCGCTCTGGCAATTCCAGCTCTCGATCGGATTGTGCGTCGGCATCGGCGTCGCCTTCATCGGCAACGTACCGAACTCGATCCTGCTCGGCCGTTGGTTCGGGCCGCGGCTGCCGACCGCAATGGCGGTGGTCTATTCGGCGATGGGCGGCGGCGTGCTGGCGCTGCTTCCGGCCTCGCAGCTCCTGATCGATCATCTCGGCTGGCGCGAGACGTATCAGCTGTTCGGCCTCGCCGCGCTCGGCTTGCTCGTGCCGCTGCTGCTCCTGCCCTGGCGCATGTTCGCAGCCGGCTCGCCGCACGTCGCCAAGAAAAGCGATCCGGATTTTGTCGATAACGGCTGGACGCTTGTCAGCGCGATGCGCCACCATGCTTTCTGGGCACTGTTCTCGACCTTCTTTTTCACCGCCGTCGGCATGTATGCGATCGCCGCGCAGATCGTGGCCTATCTGATCGATGCCGGTTTTCCGCCACTCCAGGCCGCAACCGCCTGGGGCTTCTCCGGCGTGGTGCTAGTGTTCGGCATGCTCGGGGTCTCGGCACTCGACGGGCTGATCGGGCGCCGGCCCTCGGTGCTGCTGAGCTACGCGATCTCGATCCTCGGCATCGTCCTGCTGTGGCTCTTGCAGTATTACCCGAACATCATCCTGCTCACCGGTTTCGTCGTTTGCTTCGGCAGCATGATGGGCTCGCGCGGCCCGCTGATCAGCGCCACCGCGATGAAGATCTTCCGCGGCAAACGCGTCGGCACCATCTTCGGCACCATCTCGATCGGCAGCGGATTGGGGTCGGCCTTCGGCTCATGGAGCGGCGGCCTCATCCACGACTTCACCCACGGCTATGCTTTCCTGCTTCTCTTCGCACTTGCGAGCGTGATCCTCGGAATGATTCCCTTCCTGATCGTCCCCGCCTTGCGGGAGTAG
- a CDS encoding acyltransferase family protein, which translates to MTTPQQFQSSDRRIDLDWVRILAFGLLIFYHVGMLYVSWGFHIKSEHRLTWLEPVMLFLNPWRLSLLFLVSGVATRFMLGKSSLASLAGARSARLLIPLIFGMLVIVPPQSYLQIVESLGYPAGFFDFYVKHYFAFGAQFCPNPCIVLPTWNHLWFVVYLWVYTMALIGLLALWPAGADWFGRKLAGMLAGPWLLIVPCLLFAAWRLVLFPAFPSTHALFGDWYNHADHATAFLIGFLLARQHGIWRELKRRRWVALLAAAACFSAFILVRAGLFAPSPALKWAAASAYGCYQWLAIAAVLGFALLHLTADSPARRYLTDAIFPYYIVHQTAIIVIAHQLRDSGLPAGIEACIVILGTALTCVATYEAVRRISWLRPMFGLRTVPRRLARTEQHQPA; encoded by the coding sequence ATGACAACACCACAGCAATTCCAGAGCTCGGACAGGCGTATCGACCTCGACTGGGTGCGGATTTTAGCCTTCGGGTTGCTGATCTTCTACCACGTCGGCATGCTCTACGTGTCCTGGGGATTTCACATCAAGAGCGAGCATCGGCTGACCTGGCTGGAACCTGTGATGCTGTTCCTCAACCCCTGGCGCCTTTCGCTGCTGTTCCTGGTGTCGGGGGTTGCCACGCGCTTCATGCTCGGCAAGTCCAGCCTGGCCTCGCTCGCCGGGGCCCGGTCCGCACGGCTCTTGATCCCGCTGATCTTCGGCATGCTCGTGATCGTGCCGCCGCAGTCCTATCTCCAGATCGTCGAAAGCCTCGGCTATCCCGCCGGCTTCTTCGATTTCTACGTAAAGCACTACTTCGCCTTCGGCGCGCAGTTCTGCCCGAACCCGTGCATCGTGCTGCCGACCTGGAACCATCTCTGGTTCGTGGTCTATCTGTGGGTCTACACGATGGCTTTGATCGGCCTGCTCGCGCTTTGGCCGGCCGGGGCCGACTGGTTCGGACGGAAGCTGGCTGGAATGCTCGCCGGGCCATGGCTTCTGATCGTGCCGTGTCTGCTGTTTGCGGCCTGGCGCCTGGTGCTGTTTCCGGCTTTTCCGTCGACGCACGCGCTGTTCGGCGACTGGTACAACCACGCGGACCACGCGACGGCTTTCCTCATCGGTTTCCTGCTGGCCAGGCAGCACGGGATCTGGCGCGAACTCAAGCGCCGGCGCTGGGTGGCCCTGCTGGCCGCAGCCGCCTGCTTCTCTGCCTTCATCCTGGTTCGCGCCGGCCTTTTCGCGCCGTCGCCCGCGCTGAAGTGGGCCGCGGCCTCGGCCTATGGTTGCTATCAATGGCTCGCGATCGCCGCCGTGCTGGGCTTTGCGCTACTCCATCTCACCGCCGACAGCCCCGCGCGGCGCTACCTGACCGACGCGATCTTCCCGTATTACATCGTGCATCAGACCGCGATCATCGTGATCGCGCATCAATTGCGCGACAGCGGCCTGCCGGCTGGAATCGAGGCGTGCATTGTCATCTTGGGGACCGCACTCACATGTGTGGCGACCTACGAAGCGGTTCGACGGATTTCTTGGCTGCGGCCTATGTTCGGATTGCGGACGGTGCCGCGAAGGCTTGCGAGGACGGAGCAGCATCAGCCGGCCTGA
- the tyrS gene encoding tyrosine--tRNA ligase has product MTAFKSDFLNTLQERGFIHQCSDFEGLDALAAKGEATAYVGYDCTARSLHIGNYLTMMMLYWLQQSGNKPITLMGGGTTMVGDPSGKDETRAMRTVAEIEANKDSIRGVFAKVLRYGDGKSDAVMLDNAEWLTKLNWIEMLRDVGRHFSVNRMLTMDSVRLRLEREQEMSFIEFNYMVCQAYDFVELAKRTGCRLQMGGSDQWGNIVMGVDLGRRMGTHQLFALTTPLLTTASGAKMGKTAQGAVWLNADQFSPYDFWQYWRNTEDADVGKFLKLFTTLPMAEIRKLEALGGSEINEAKKVLATEATALLHGRDAANEAAETARRTFEEGALAESLPTVEIPRGELDAGLGVLNAFVRAGLVASNGEARRQIKGGGLRVNDASVTDEKMALSAANLTPEGVIKLSFGKKKHVLIKPA; this is encoded by the coding sequence ATGACTGCATTTAAATCGGATTTCCTCAATACCCTGCAGGAACGTGGTTTCATCCACCAGTGCTCCGATTTCGAGGGGCTGGACGCGCTCGCCGCCAAGGGCGAAGCGACCGCCTATGTCGGCTACGATTGCACCGCCCGCTCGCTGCACATCGGCAATTACCTGACCATGATGATGCTGTACTGGCTCCAGCAGTCCGGCAACAAGCCGATCACGCTGATGGGCGGCGGCACCACCATGGTGGGTGATCCCTCCGGTAAGGACGAGACGCGTGCGATGCGCACCGTCGCCGAGATCGAGGCCAACAAGGACTCGATCCGCGGCGTGTTCGCGAAGGTGCTGCGCTACGGCGATGGCAAGAGCGACGCCGTCATGCTCGACAATGCGGAATGGCTGACCAAGCTGAACTGGATCGAGATGCTGCGCGACGTCGGCCGGCATTTCTCGGTCAATCGCATGCTGACCATGGACTCCGTGCGGCTGCGCCTGGAGCGCGAGCAGGAGATGAGCTTCATCGAGTTCAATTACATGGTCTGTCAGGCCTACGACTTCGTCGAGCTCGCCAAGCGCACCGGCTGCCGTCTCCAGATGGGCGGCTCGGACCAATGGGGCAACATCGTCATGGGCGTGGATCTCGGCCGCCGCATGGGCACGCACCAGCTGTTCGCGCTGACGACGCCGCTGCTGACGACCGCGTCCGGCGCCAAGATGGGCAAGACCGCACAGGGCGCGGTGTGGCTCAATGCCGATCAGTTCTCGCCCTATGATTTCTGGCAGTACTGGCGCAACACCGAGGATGCCGACGTCGGCAAGTTCCTGAAGCTGTTCACGACGCTGCCGATGGCTGAGATCAGGAAGCTCGAAGCCCTCGGCGGCTCCGAGATCAACGAGGCCAAGAAGGTGCTCGCGACCGAGGCGACCGCGCTGCTGCACGGCCGCGATGCCGCGAACGAAGCCGCGGAGACCGCGCGGCGCACCTTCGAGGAAGGCGCGCTCGCCGAAAGCCTGCCGACGGTGGAAATTCCGCGTGGCGAGCTCGACGCAGGCCTCGGCGTGCTCAACGCCTTCGTTAGGGCGGGCCTGGTTGCCTCCAATGGCGAAGCCCGGCGCCAGATCAAGGGCGGTGGCCTGCGCGTCAACGACGCGTCCGTCACCGACGAGAAGATGGCGCTCTCCGCGGCGAACCTGACGCCGGAAGGCGTGATCAAGCTGTCCTTCGGCAAGAAGAAGCACGTCCTGATCAAGCCTGCATAG
- a CDS encoding alpha/beta hydrolase yields the protein MPEVIFTGPAGRLEGRYHPAKQKNAPIAMILHPHPQFHGTMNHQIVYQCYYAFAHRGFSVLRFNFRGVGRSQGSFDHGTGELSDAAAALDWAQTINPEARACWVAGFSFGAWIGMQLLMRRPEVEGFISIAPPANLYDFSFLAPCPSSGLIVHGEKDAVVPPKDVNTLVEKLKTQKGIVIDQQVIPGANHFFDAKLEPLMETITAYLDMRLANVR from the coding sequence ATGCCTGAAGTCATTTTCACCGGCCCTGCTGGCCGTCTCGAAGGCCGCTACCATCCGGCCAAGCAGAAGAACGCGCCGATCGCGATGATCCTGCATCCGCATCCGCAGTTCCATGGCACGATGAACCATCAGATCGTGTACCAGTGCTACTACGCCTTCGCGCATCGCGGCTTCTCCGTGCTGCGCTTCAATTTCCGGGGTGTCGGCCGCAGCCAGGGCTCGTTCGACCACGGCACCGGCGAATTGTCGGATGCGGCGGCCGCGCTCGACTGGGCCCAGACCATCAATCCCGAGGCGCGCGCCTGCTGGGTCGCCGGGTTCTCCTTCGGCGCCTGGATCGGCATGCAGCTCCTGATGCGCCGCCCCGAGGTCGAGGGCTTCATCTCGATCGCGCCGCCGGCCAATCTCTACGACTTCTCCTTCCTCGCGCCCTGCCCGTCCTCCGGCCTGATCGTCCACGGCGAGAAGGACGCGGTGGTGCCGCCAAAGGACGTCAACACCCTGGTCGAGAAGCTGAAGACGCAGAAGGGCATCGTGATCGACCAGCAGGTCATCCCCGGCGCAAACCACTTCTTCGACGCCAAGCTCGAGCCGCTAATGGAGACCATCACGGCGTATCTCGACATGCGCCTCGCCAACGTGCGTTGA
- a CDS encoding cysteine desulfurase family protein translates to MPSRVYLDWNATTPLRAEARAAMVAAFDLVGNPSSVHAEGRQARRLVEDARTALATAVGALPRNVVFTSAGTEANALALAPGLRRPSGGPVERLLVSAVEHASVLAGGRFPADRITLIPVTPSGVVDLERLRAELHGGPPALVSIMAANNETGALQPVGEAARIVHEAGGLLHVDAIQALGKIPFSINAIGADLTTFSAHKIGGPKGVGALAVAEGVAGLEPVLRGGGQELNRRAGTENVAGIAGFGAAVKVALQTLPEDMKRMATLRDHLENGLRAVAGATIFAEDVERLPNTVLFTAPGLKAETAVIGFDLAGVAVSSGSACSSGKVQPSHVLSAMGYDPAVAQGAVRLSLGWSTGPDDINTALEAWRKLGNSLLKH, encoded by the coding sequence ATGCCGAGCCGCGTCTATCTCGACTGGAATGCGACCACGCCGCTGCGCGCTGAAGCGCGGGCGGCGATGGTTGCGGCGTTCGATCTGGTCGGTAATCCGTCCTCGGTCCATGCCGAGGGGCGCCAGGCGCGGAGGCTGGTCGAGGATGCCCGGACCGCGCTGGCCACGGCGGTTGGCGCGCTGCCGCGGAACGTCGTCTTCACTTCCGCCGGAACCGAAGCCAATGCGCTGGCGCTGGCGCCTGGGCTGCGCCGTCCGTCCGGAGGGCCGGTCGAGCGACTCCTGGTCTCCGCGGTCGAGCATGCCTCGGTGCTGGCGGGTGGACGGTTCCCCGCAGACAGGATCACGCTGATTCCCGTCACGCCTTCCGGTGTGGTCGATCTTGAACGTCTGAGGGCTGAACTCCACGGCGGCCCACCGGCGCTGGTGTCGATCATGGCGGCCAATAACGAGACGGGGGCGCTCCAGCCGGTCGGGGAGGCCGCGCGGATCGTTCATGAGGCCGGTGGCCTCCTGCATGTCGATGCGATCCAGGCACTCGGAAAAATTCCGTTCAGCATCAATGCTATAGGCGCAGACCTTACGACCTTTTCTGCGCACAAGATCGGCGGTCCCAAGGGCGTTGGTGCGCTGGCGGTAGCGGAAGGAGTCGCCGGCTTGGAACCCGTTCTGCGAGGCGGCGGGCAGGAGCTCAACCGGCGGGCGGGGACCGAAAATGTTGCAGGAATCGCCGGCTTTGGCGCGGCGGTCAAAGTGGCGCTTCAGACTCTTCCGGAAGATATGAAGCGGATGGCAACCCTCAGAGATCACTTGGAAAATGGCCTTCGTGCCGTGGCGGGAGCAACGATCTTTGCAGAGGACGTGGAGCGGTTGCCTAATACCGTCCTTTTCACCGCGCCGGGTCTGAAGGCCGAGACGGCGGTGATCGGCTTCGACCTTGCTGGGGTCGCCGTATCGTCAGGTTCGGCCTGTTCCTCGGGAAAAGTCCAGCCGTCCCACGTGCTCTCGGCGATGGGCTACGACCCCGCCGTGGCCCAGGGAGCGGTGCGTCTCAGTCTGGGCTGGTCCACGGGACCAGATGACATCAATACGGCGTTAGAGGCTTGGCGAAAGCTCGGTAATAGCCTACTTAAGCACTAA
- a CDS encoding DMT family transporter, producing MSQSVAWLMLVIAGLLDVGWAIAMKYAEGYTRVGWSIVSLVLLAAFVFLLGRALKVLEVGVAYSVWTGIGAAGTFIMGVVLFGESLSAMKLAGIALVLMGIVALKLA from the coding sequence ATGTCGCAGTCCGTGGCTTGGCTCATGCTGGTGATCGCAGGCCTGCTCGATGTCGGCTGGGCCATCGCGATGAAATATGCGGAAGGTTACACGCGCGTCGGCTGGAGCATCGTTTCGCTGGTGTTGCTCGCCGCTTTCGTCTTCCTGCTGGGGCGCGCCTTGAAGGTGCTCGAGGTCGGCGTCGCCTATTCGGTATGGACCGGGATCGGCGCGGCCGGCACCTTCATCATGGGCGTGGTGCTGTTCGGCGAGAGCTTGAGCGCGATGAAGCTTGCCGGCATCGCGCTCGTCTTGATGGGGATCGTCGCGCTCAAGCTGGCTTGA
- a CDS encoding anhydro-N-acetylmuramic acid kinase: protein MMLTALGLMSGTSLDGVDVALIETDGKQVKAFGPSGYRPYGPAERNLLRQALSEAVHLPQRDVRPGVLAEAERAVTQAHAEAVAAFVAQNRMRPEDIDIVGFHGQTVLHRPEKRLTVQIGDGPALAKAIHIPVMYDFRAADVEAGGQGAPLVPVYHRALAQSLEREGPIAVVNIGGVSNITYIDGLDTLIACDTGPGNALLDDFMYRTMNQAFDAEGKFAALGKVDEAWIARALELPFFASPPPKSLDRNDFAGLKLGDVQPADGAATLTAFTAAAIARIIPLLPRRPRSWIVCGGGARNLTMLRMLRERVGSATVEAAETLGWASDAIEAQAFGFLAARGLKGLPLSYPATTGVPMPMTGGMIARP, encoded by the coding sequence ATGATGTTGACGGCACTCGGTTTGATGAGCGGCACCTCGCTGGACGGGGTGGATGTCGCGCTCATCGAAACCGACGGAAAGCAGGTGAAGGCGTTCGGACCGTCCGGCTACCGGCCCTATGGCCCGGCCGAGCGCAACCTGCTGCGCCAAGCCCTGAGCGAAGCCGTGCACCTGCCGCAACGCGACGTCCGACCGGGCGTTCTGGCCGAGGCCGAGCGCGCGGTGACGCAGGCCCATGCCGAGGCGGTCGCCGCTTTCGTCGCCCAGAACCGCATGAGGCCGGAGGACATCGACATCGTCGGCTTCCACGGCCAGACCGTGCTGCACCGCCCCGAGAAGCGGCTGACGGTGCAGATCGGCGATGGGCCGGCACTGGCCAAGGCGATCCACATCCCGGTCATGTATGATTTCCGCGCGGCCGACGTCGAAGCCGGCGGGCAGGGCGCGCCACTAGTGCCGGTCTATCATCGCGCGCTGGCCCAGTCGCTGGAGCGCGAAGGGCCCATCGCCGTGGTCAATATCGGCGGCGTCTCCAACATCACCTATATCGACGGCCTCGACACGCTGATCGCCTGCGATACCGGGCCCGGCAACGCGCTGCTCGACGATTTCATGTACCGCACCATGAACCAAGCGTTCGATGCGGAAGGAAAGTTCGCGGCGCTTGGCAAGGTGGACGAGGCCTGGATCGCGCGGGCGCTGGAGCTGCCGTTCTTTGCAAGCCCTCCGCCGAAGTCGCTCGACCGCAACGATTTTGCTGGCTTGAAGCTCGGCGACGTCCAGCCAGCCGACGGCGCCGCGACGCTCACCGCCTTCACCGCCGCTGCGATCGCCCGCATCATTCCGCTGTTGCCGCGGCGGCCGCGCAGCTGGATCGTCTGCGGCGGCGGCGCCCGCAACCTCACCATGCTGCGGATGCTGCGCGAGCGCGTGGGCTCCGCCACCGTCGAGGCTGCCGAGACGTTGGGCTGGGCTTCCGACGCCATCGAGGCGCAGGCTTTCGGCTTCCTCGCAGCGCGCGGCTTGAAGGGCTTGCCGCTGTCCTATCCGGCGACGACGGGGGTGCCGATGCCGATGACCGGCGGGATGATCGCGCGGCCGTGA